DNA from Desulfarculus baarsii DSM 2075:
CCCGGTTCGCTAAAAAAGTTTCGAGAAAACTTGCCCGGGTTAGCGATTGGCTCTATAATCTGAACCATACCGGCAGGCGGGCACCTGCCGGTATGGCCAAAACGACGCTAAACGTCGCTTTGGCCGTTTGATAGGGTTGGTTAACGGAAAAAGGAGAAAAAGGCATGTATAAGTTTACCAAAATGGTCGGCGTCGCCGCCCTGGCTCTGGGCCTGGCCCTGAGCGTGGGCGTGGCCAACGCCGCCACCCAGGCCGAGCTCGAGGCGAAGATCAAGTCGCTGGAGAGCACCCTGAACACCCTGAAGACCGACCTGCATCAGGTCCAGGTCAAGCAGGCCGCCCCGGCCGAGGAAGTCAAGCTGCCTGGTTGGGTCGAGCGCATGAAGTTCAGTGGCGACCTGCGCCTGCGTTGGGAGTCCACCCGCTTCGACGACCTGAACAAGAAGTCCAAGGACGGCAACGATCGCCTGCGCACCCGCCTGCGCTTCGGCGTCGAGAGCCAGATCCACGAGGACGTTGAGGTCGGCCTGCGCATGGCTACCGGTTCCGACTCCGACGGCACCAGCACCAACCAGACCAACGGCAACTACTTCGGCGAGTTCAGCAGCTGGGGCATCGACCGGGCGTACGTGAAGTACACCCCCAGCTTCGTTCCCCAGAAGGCCATCGACCTGAGCGTTGGTAAGGTCAAGAATCCCTTCCTGACCTCCAAGGTGATCTGGGACGAGGACGTGGTGCCCGAGGGCGCGTTCCTGAAGGCCACCCTGTTCAAGGAGTGCAAGATTCAGCCCTGGGTGCTGGGCACGGTCATGACCGTCTACCAGCCCGGCGAAGCTGACGAGAACATCTACGCCTACGCTGGCCAGATCGGCCTGAACGCCGACTTCGACGCCTTCAAGGCCGAGGCTGGCGTCAGCTACACCGACTGGCAGGACCTTGGCAACCCCGGCTACCTGCCCCCCGCCATTCACGGCAACCCGACCTACACCCAGGCTGGCAGCACCCGCATGAGCCAGTTCAAGGTGTGGGACTTCATCGCCAAGGCTAGCTACAAGTTCAGCGAGCAGGGCGCCGTCAACGCTTGGGGTCACTACGTGAACAACACCGACGCCGAGGGTCCCTACAGCAGCGCCGACACCGCGTGGGGCGCTGGCATCGGCGCCAAGTACGCTCAGTTCGGCGCCGACTTCTGGTACAAGGACGTCGAGGGCAACGCCACTCCGGGCTTCATCTCCGACAGCGATTCCGGTTACGTCAACGAGAAGACCTGGGCCCTGGGTGTGAGCTACCAGGCGTGGAAGTACGGCCTGTTCAAGGTCACCTACTTCGACGGCGAGAACATCGACGACAAGATGCAGGGCGCCACCAACGACTTCCAGACCCTGTTCATCGAGGCCATCTTCAAGTTCTAGTCTAGGCTAGACCTTCGGATAGCCGGCCTTAATCGGCAATAACGGCCCCGGGCGCGAGCGCTCGGGGCCGTTTCTGTTTTGTCACGCCATTGTAACAATTCGGTCACTTGCCTGAAATCAGCCATGGCCAAAATTGCGGCCAACGAGTCGATGCGCCGCCGGGTCGGCGCGGAGAACCACGACGTTTTTTGACGCGGCGACAGGCGAAATGCTTTAGCCTGGAGTGAAAGATGACAACTGTTTCTCAGGCCGATTCCGCCGTGATCGACGATGGCGAGGCCATGGAGTTGCGGACTTTGCCACAAGCTTCAATCGCCTCCAATGGCGGCCCCGAGCGCGAGGTCTGGATCAGGCGCGTATTCATCTTCTGTGGCCTGTTCTCGCTTCTGGTCATGGGCCTGATCGTGGTGTTTTTGTTCTCGGAAGGCGCCGGCGTCCTAGGCGCGGTCAGCCTTGGCGATTTTTTGCTGGGCCATTATTGGTATCCCACCTACGAGCCGCCGGATCTGGGCATTTTGCCGCTGATCGTCGGCTCGGCGTCGGTGACGCTGGTCTCCTCGGCCATCGCCGTGCCGCTGGGCGTGGGCGCGGCGCTCTACATCGGCGAGGTGGCCGGTCACCGCGCCCGCGAGATCATCAAGCCCGGCGTGGAGCTGCTGGCCAGCCTGCCCTCGGTGGTGCTGGGCTTCGTGGGCATGGTCATCATCGCCCCGGAGCTGCAAAGATGGTTGGATGTGCCCAGCGGGCTCAACATCCTCAGCGCTTCGTTGATGCTGGCGATCATGGCCATCCCCACCATCACCAGCATCAGCGAGGACGCCCTGCGCGCGGTGCCCGGCGACCTGCGCGAGGCCTCCCTGGCCCTGGGCGCGACCCGCTGGGAGACCCTGCGCAAGGTGCAGGTGCCGGCGGCGCTCAGCGGCATCGGCACGGGGGTGATCCTGGGCATGAGCCGGGCCATGGGCGAGACGATGGTCGTGTTGATGGTGGCCGGCGGAGCGGCGCAGATACCTTCTAGCATCTTCGACTCGGTGCGGCCCATGCCGGCGACCATCGCCGCCGAGATGGGCGAGACGCCGGTGGGCTCGGCCCACTATCACGCCTTGTTCGCCATCGCCATCGTGCTGTTCATGATGACGCTGGGCTTCAACCTTGTCGCGGCATGGATCAGCAAGAAATACCAACAAAAAGGATCGTCCACGCTATGAAAGGCAGAATTTCGCCGGCGGCGCGCAAGCTGCGCGAGACCGTCGCCTTTTCGTTGCTGCGCCTTTCGGTGTTGGTGGTGCTGGGGGCCCTTGGCGGGATCATCATCTTCCTGCTGATCCAGGGGGCTGGGGCCATCAGCTGGGAGTTCCTCACCGAGGCCCCTCGTGACGCCATGACCAAGGGCGGCATCTTCCCGGCCATCGTCGGCACGCTCTACCTGACCATCGGGGCCATCGTGGTCTCGCTGCCGTTGGGCGTGGCCGCGGCCATTTATCTGAGCGAATACGCCCGCGACGGCCGCTTGTTGCAGATAGTGCGCCTGGGCATCCAGAACCTGGCCGGCGTGCCCAGCGTGGTTTTCGGCCTGTTCGGCCTGGCGCTGTTCGTGGGCTTTTTCGGCATGGGCATCAGCATGTTGGCCGGCTCGTTGACGCTGGGCCTTTTGGTGCTGCCCACGGTGATCGGCGCATCCGAGGAGGCTCTGCGCCAGGTGCCGCCGACCTTCCGCGAGGCCTCGCTGGCCCTGGGCGCCACCCGCTGGGAGACCATCTACAAGGTCGTTCTGCCCGCCGCCCTGCCGGGCATCCTCACCGGCAGCATCCTGGCCCTGGGCCG
Protein-coding regions in this window:
- the pstA gene encoding phosphate ABC transporter permease PstA, giving the protein MKGRISPAARKLRETVAFSLLRLSVLVVLGALGGIIIFLLIQGAGAISWEFLTEAPRDAMTKGGIFPAIVGTLYLTIGAIVVSLPLGVAAAIYLSEYARDGRLLQIVRLGIQNLAGVPSVVFGLFGLALFVGFFGMGISMLAGSLTLGLLVLPTVIGASEEALRQVPPTFREASLALGATRWETIYKVVLPAALPGILTGSILALGRAAGETAPIMFTAVTFYTLHLPTSPLHEVMALPYHVYVLATAGTHIEQTRPLQYGTVLVLIALVLGLSLVAVIIRTRMRKKRKW
- a CDS encoding putative porin — translated: MYKFTKMVGVAALALGLALSVGVANAATQAELEAKIKSLESTLNTLKTDLHQVQVKQAAPAEEVKLPGWVERMKFSGDLRLRWESTRFDDLNKKSKDGNDRLRTRLRFGVESQIHEDVEVGLRMATGSDSDGTSTNQTNGNYFGEFSSWGIDRAYVKYTPSFVPQKAIDLSVGKVKNPFLTSKVIWDEDVVPEGAFLKATLFKECKIQPWVLGTVMTVYQPGEADENIYAYAGQIGLNADFDAFKAEAGVSYTDWQDLGNPGYLPPAIHGNPTYTQAGSTRMSQFKVWDFIAKASYKFSEQGAVNAWGHYVNNTDAEGPYSSADTAWGAGIGAKYAQFGADFWYKDVEGNATPGFISDSDSGYVNEKTWALGVSYQAWKYGLFKVTYFDGENIDDKMQGATNDFQTLFIEAIFKF
- the pstC gene encoding phosphate ABC transporter permease subunit PstC codes for the protein MTTVSQADSAVIDDGEAMELRTLPQASIASNGGPEREVWIRRVFIFCGLFSLLVMGLIVVFLFSEGAGVLGAVSLGDFLLGHYWYPTYEPPDLGILPLIVGSASVTLVSSAIAVPLGVGAALYIGEVAGHRAREIIKPGVELLASLPSVVLGFVGMVIIAPELQRWLDVPSGLNILSASLMLAIMAIPTITSISEDALRAVPGDLREASLALGATRWETLRKVQVPAALSGIGTGVILGMSRAMGETMVVLMVAGGAAQIPSSIFDSVRPMPATIAAEMGETPVGSAHYHALFAIAIVLFMMTLGFNLVAAWISKKYQQKGSSTL